One genomic window of Malaciobacter molluscorum LMG 25693 includes the following:
- the nth gene encoding endonuclease III, giving the protein MANLKKATKAEIQIIKEAFQQKFSNAVTELNYRNDYELLIAIILSAQCTDKRVNIITPALFGKYPSVFELADAKLKDVKELLKSCSFFNNKSKNIIKMAQSVIANYDGNIPHNQKELIKLAGVGNKTANVFMIEFEGANLMAVDTHVFRVSHRLGLSYEKTVEKTEAELVKKLKDDLHIFHQAMVLFGRYTCKALSPECDKCLFPHVCKTKSSFKPG; this is encoded by the coding sequence TTGGCTAATTTAAAAAAAGCTACAAAAGCAGAAATACAAATCATAAAAGAAGCATTTCAACAAAAGTTCTCAAATGCAGTTACTGAATTAAATTATAGAAATGATTATGAATTATTAATTGCTATTATTTTATCAGCACAATGTACAGATAAAAGAGTAAATATTATAACTCCAGCACTTTTTGGAAAATATCCTAGTGTATTTGAACTAGCTGATGCTAAACTTAAAGATGTAAAAGAATTATTAAAAAGCTGTTCTTTTTTTAATAACAAGTCAAAAAATATTATAAAAATGGCTCAAAGTGTAATTGCAAATTATGATGGAAATATTCCCCATAATCAAAAAGAGTTAATTAAACTTGCTGGTGTTGGAAATAAAACTGCAAATGTTTTTATGATAGAGTTTGAAGGAGCAAATCTTATGGCTGTAGATACTCATGTATTTAGAGTTTCTCATAGACTTGGACTTTCGTATGAAAAAACAGTTGAAAAAACTGAAGCTGAGTTGGTAAAAAAGTTAAAAGATGATTTGCATATATTTCATCAAGCTATGGTTTTATTTGGAAGATATACATGTAAAGCTTTAAGTCCTGAGTGTGATAAATGTCTTTTCCCTCATGTTTGTAAAACTAAAAGTTCTTTTAAACCAGGCTGA
- the folD gene encoding bifunctional methylenetetrahydrofolate dehydrogenase/methenyltetrahydrofolate cyclohydrolase FolD, translating to MTILDGKGLSNKIKEEVKADVIELQTKKNITPGLAVVLVGADPASAAYVNMKSKACKQAGIYSIVHEMPETISQDKILEILAMMNKNPNIDGILVQLPLPKHIDTTAILEAIAPEKDVDGFHAYNTGRMTLGLDSFIPATPYGVMRLLEEYNINPEGKNVCVVGASNIVGKPMSTLLLNANATVTTCHIYTKNLKEHTLNADIICVGVGKVNLITEDMVKDGAIVVDIGINRLDNGKLVGDVDFENVSKKCSYITPVPGGVGPMTIAMLLVNTIKAAKLREERERKLND from the coding sequence ATGACAATACTTGATGGAAAAGGACTATCTAATAAAATAAAAGAAGAAGTTAAAGCTGATGTAATTGAGCTTCAAACTAAAAAGAATATAACTCCAGGACTTGCTGTTGTTTTAGTTGGTGCAGATCCAGCTAGTGCAGCATATGTAAATATGAAGAGTAAAGCTTGTAAACAAGCTGGTATTTACTCTATTGTACATGAAATGCCAGAAACAATATCTCAAGATAAAATCTTAGAAATATTAGCTATGATGAATAAAAATCCAAATATAGATGGTATTTTAGTACAACTTCCATTACCAAAACATATAGATACAACAGCTATATTAGAAGCAATTGCACCAGAAAAAGATGTTGATGGATTTCATGCTTATAATACAGGAAGAATGACTTTAGGTTTAGATTCTTTTATTCCTGCTACTCCTTATGGTGTGATGAGATTACTAGAAGAGTATAATATAAATCCTGAAGGTAAAAATGTATGTGTTGTAGGTGCAAGTAATATTGTAGGAAAACCTATGAGTACACTTTTATTAAATGCAAATGCAACAGTTACAACATGTCATATTTATACAAAAAATCTAAAAGAACATACATTAAATGCCGACATAATTTGTGTTGGTGTGGGAAAAGTAAATTTAATTACAGAAGATATGGTTAAAGATGGTGCTATTGTTGTTGATATTGGTATAAATAGACTTGATAATGGAAAGTTAGTTGGTGATGTTGATTTTGAAAATGTTTCAAAAAAATGTTCATACATCACTCCTGTTCCTGGTGGGGTTGGTCCTATGACAATTGCAATGCTTTTAGTAAATACTATTAAGGCTGCAAAATTAAGAGAAGAAAGAGAAAGAAAATTAAATGATTAA
- the uvrB gene encoding excinuclease ABC subunit UvrB, with amino-acid sequence MAKFEVVSEYSPSGDQPQAIELLSKSIDEGNKYQTLLGVTGSGKTYTMAKVIEKVQKPTLIMTHNKTLAAQLYSEFKAFFPKNHVEYFISYYDYYQPEAYIPRSDLFIEKDSSINEELERLRLSATASLLSFDDVIVIASVSANYGLGNPEEYKAMVQRIEVGFEYSQKQFLLKLVEMGYKRNDKFFDRADFRVNGDVIDIFPAYYEDEFIRVEFFGDEVESITKHEYLTNTKTKSLDEVIIYSVNPFVVSNDKLEIAKKQIEDELKERLEFFKQEDKQVEYQRLKQRVEFDLEMIESTGMCKGIENYARHLTGQKPGETPYSLMNYFEQMKEDFLLIVDESHVSLPQFRGMYAADRSRKEVLVEYGFRLPSALDNRPLKFDEFIKKAPHFLFVSATPNELEIEKSSVVAEQIIRPTGLLDPVIEIMDSEYQVEKLYDEIKKVVEKNQRVLVTVLTKKMAEELTSYYSDLGIKVKYMHSEIDAIERNQIIRELRLGEFDVLVGINLLREGLDIPETSLVAILDADKEGFLRSKTSLIQTMGRGARNENGRVILFAKRVTDSMQYAIDETNRRREIQKEYNKEHNIIPKSTKRKIDENLKLEEYDDLAWKKQKLEKMPASERKKILLELNKKMTKAAKDLNFEEAIRLRDEIEKLKKA; translated from the coding sequence ATCGCAAAATTTGAAGTAGTAAGTGAATATTCACCATCTGGAGATCAACCTCAAGCAATTGAATTATTAAGTAAATCAATAGATGAGGGAAATAAATATCAAACACTTTTAGGAGTTACTGGAAGTGGTAAAACTTATACTATGGCAAAAGTTATTGAGAAAGTTCAAAAACCAACTTTAATAATGACACATAATAAGACTTTAGCCGCTCAATTATATAGTGAATTTAAAGCTTTTTTCCCAAAAAATCATGTTGAATATTTTATTTCATATTATGATTATTATCAACCTGAAGCTTATATCCCTAGAAGTGATTTATTTATAGAAAAAGATTCTTCAATAAATGAAGAATTAGAAAGATTAAGATTAAGTGCAACAGCATCACTTTTATCTTTTGATGATGTAATTGTTATTGCTTCTGTTTCTGCAAACTATGGTTTAGGTAACCCAGAAGAATATAAAGCTATGGTTCAAAGAATAGAAGTTGGTTTTGAATATTCTCAAAAACAGTTTTTACTTAAATTAGTTGAGATGGGTTATAAAAGAAATGATAAGTTTTTTGATAGGGCTGATTTTAGAGTAAATGGTGATGTGATTGATATTTTCCCTGCTTATTATGAAGATGAATTTATAAGAGTTGAATTTTTTGGTGATGAAGTTGAATCTATTACAAAACATGAATACTTGACAAATACAAAAACAAAAAGTTTAGATGAGGTTATAATATATTCTGTTAATCCATTTGTTGTTTCAAATGATAAATTAGAAATTGCAAAAAAACAAATAGAAGATGAATTAAAAGAGAGATTAGAATTTTTTAAACAGGAAGATAAACAAGTTGAATATCAAAGACTTAAACAAAGAGTTGAATTTGATTTAGAGATGATTGAAAGTACAGGTATGTGTAAAGGTATTGAAAATTATGCAAGACACTTAACTGGACAAAAACCAGGTGAAACTCCATATTCTCTTATGAACTATTTTGAACAAATGAAAGAAGATTTTTTATTAATAGTTGATGAATCTCATGTATCTTTACCACAATTTAGAGGGATGTATGCAGCTGATAGAAGTAGAAAAGAAGTATTAGTTGAGTATGGTTTTAGACTTCCCAGTGCCCTTGACAATAGACCATTAAAGTTTGATGAATTTATTAAAAAAGCTCCTCACTTTTTATTTGTGAGTGCTACTCCAAATGAACTTGAAATAGAAAAAAGTTCAGTTGTTGCAGAACAAATAATCAGGCCAACTGGATTACTTGATCCTGTAATTGAGATCATGGATAGTGAATATCAAGTAGAAAAACTTTATGATGAAATAAAAAAAGTAGTAGAGAAAAATCAAAGAGTTTTAGTAACAGTATTAACTAAAAAAATGGCAGAAGAATTGACATCATATTATTCAGATTTAGGAATAAAAGTAAAATATATGCATAGTGAAATTGATGCAATAGAAAGAAATCAAATAATAAGAGAGTTAAGGTTAGGCGAGTTTGATGTATTAGTTGGAATTAATTTACTAAGAGAAGGGCTTGATATTCCTGAAACTTCATTAGTTGCAATACTTGATGCAGATAAAGAAGGGTTTTTAAGAAGTAAAACTTCACTTATTCAAACAATGGGTAGAGGTGCAAGAAATGAAAATGGAAGAGTGATCTTATTTGCAAAAAGAGTAACAGATTCTATGCAGTATGCAATTGATGAAACAAATAGAAGAAGAGAAATACAAAAAGAGTATAATAAAGAACACAATATTATTCCTAAATCAACAAAAAGAAAAATTGATGAAAATCTTAAACTTGAAGAGTATGATGATCTAGCATGGAAAAAACAAAAATTAGAAAAAATGCCAGCAAGTGAAAGAAAAAAGATCTTGCTCGAATTAAATAAAAAGATGACAAAAGCTGCAAAAGATTTAAATTTTGAAGAAGCTATTAGATTAAGAGATGAGATTGAAAAACTAAAAAAAGCATAA
- a CDS encoding TonB-dependent receptor plug domain-containing protein has product MKREVVLSFLIASNLIGNDNVTLEPVLVTYKINSKVIKNVSKENIKSADLADALMKNVPSVSIVRRSGVANDVILRGQKKDNINILIDDAKIYGACPNRMDPAISHILTNNVENINIIEGPYDVENFGTLSGKIDIKTKEPKKGLDGEVNLSMGSFGYKKLSTQINGGNDFFKYLISASKEKSEQYKDGNGDDFFSQQKKSDMPISNQYSSTHNNMDAYEKKTFLAKTIFNIDDSSEIKLSYIANRSDDILYPTGGMDALYDNSNIYTLGYTKRNLGQYSKKLDIDYYYSDVDHPMSTKYRNSGKMMYMTSHMKTSIWGAKIKNSMNISNALLTVGLDTSERNWRSNNYMKNIMTGMKISRPKSFPSTDTKNKAIFTKLEKNIENFNIKFGSRYDYTKIENSIDERKFAALSANIFTSYKLDDKTNIFAGIGKSSRVPDARELYYSSMMSGFKSNPNLEDTKNYEVDFGFDKNIGDLYVKTQFFYSNLKDYIYNMGNKFENIDAKVFGFDISGTYLLTDSLFFDYGIAYQKGKKDGNYNDKYLAEIPPLKANFALNYEFKDSKLITEVIAVDSWSSYDKEAMEQKLGGYAIFNMKFNQKVNKNLDITFGIDNILDKTYNSTNTYQDISYVSVDSKRVLFNDPGRNIYFNLRFLF; this is encoded by the coding sequence ATGAAAAGAGAGGTAGTTTTATCATTTTTAATTGCTTCAAATTTAATTGGAAATGATAATGTAACTTTGGAACCAGTTTTAGTAACATATAAGATAAATTCGAAAGTAATAAAAAATGTAAGTAAGGAAAATATTAAATCTGCTGATTTAGCAGATGCTTTAATGAAAAATGTTCCTTCAGTTTCTATTGTTAGACGATCAGGAGTTGCAAATGATGTTATTTTAAGAGGACAAAAAAAAGATAATATTAATATATTAATTGATGATGCAAAAATATATGGAGCATGTCCAAATCGTATGGATCCTGCAATTTCTCATATATTAACAAATAATGTAGAAAATATAAATATTATAGAAGGACCTTATGATGTTGAGAATTTTGGTACATTAAGTGGAAAAATTGATATAAAAACAAAAGAACCAAAAAAAGGTTTAGATGGTGAAGTTAATTTAAGTATGGGAAGTTTTGGGTATAAAAAATTAAGTACACAAATTAATGGAGGGAATGATTTTTTTAAATATTTAATATCTGCTTCAAAAGAAAAAAGTGAGCAATATAAAGATGGTAATGGTGATGATTTTTTTTCACAACAAAAAAAATCAGATATGCCTATATCTAATCAATATTCATCTACTCATAATAATATGGATGCATATGAGAAAAAAACTTTTCTTGCAAAAACTATTTTTAATATAGATGATTCATCTGAAATTAAACTATCATATATTGCAAATAGAAGTGATGATATTTTATATCCAACTGGTGGAATGGATGCTCTTTATGATAATTCAAATATATATACTTTGGGATATACAAAAAGAAATTTAGGACAATATTCTAAAAAATTAGATATAGATTATTACTATTCTGATGTTGATCACCCAATGAGTACAAAATATAGAAATAGTGGAAAAATGATGTATATGACAAGTCACATGAAAACTTCAATATGGGGTGCAAAAATTAAAAATAGTATGAATATTTCAAATGCATTACTAACAGTTGGATTAGATACAAGTGAAAGAAACTGGAGAAGTAATAATTATATGAAAAATATAATGACTGGAATGAAGATATCAAGACCTAAAAGCTTTCCTTCAACAGATACGAAAAATAAAGCTATATTTACAAAGTTAGAAAAAAACATAGAAAATTTCAATATTAAATTTGGTTCAAGATATGATTATACAAAAATTGAAAATAGTATTGATGAAAGAAAATTTGCAGCACTTAGTGCAAATATTTTTACTTCATATAAACTTGATGATAAGACAAATATATTCGCAGGAATTGGTAAGTCTTCAAGAGTTCCTGATGCAAGAGAACTTTATTACAGCTCTATGATGAGTGGTTTTAAGTCAAATCCTAATTTAGAAGATACGAAAAATTATGAAGTTGATTTTGGATTTGATAAAAATATTGGTGATTTATATGTTAAGACACAATTCTTTTATTCGAATCTAAAAGATTATATTTATAATATGGGAAATAAATTTGAAAATATTGATGCAAAAGTTTTTGGATTTGATATAAGTGGGACTTATTTATTAACTGATTCATTATTTTTTGATTATGGTATTGCTTATCAAAAAGGTAAGAAGGATGGAAATTATAATGATAAATATTTAGCTGAAATACCACCATTAAAAGCAAATTTTGCATTAAATTATGAATTTAAAGATTCAAAGTTAATTACAGAAGTTATAGCTGTTGATAGTTGGAGTAGTTATGATAAAGAAGCAATGGAGCAAAAATTAGGTGGTTATGCAATTTTTAATATGAAATTTAATCAAAAAGTAAATAAAAATTTAGATATTACATTTGGTATTGATAATATACTTGATAAAACATATAATTCAACAAATACTTATCAAGATATATCATATGTCTCAGTTGATTCTAAAAGAGTTTTATTTAATGATCCTGGAAGAAATATATATTTTAATTTGCGATTTTTATTTTAA
- a CDS encoding GNAT family N-acetyltransferase, translating to MIYKAKKKDLNLLYQIEKNVFKDEIFSLSKESLRYHLNNNLIFIIKYEKINVGYCLWLERKKYYRLYSFAILPKYQGKGLASQLLKYCIEKLKEKSLQLEVRVSNEKAILLYERFAFKKVKVLKDYYKNENAYLMKRV from the coding sequence ATGATATATAAAGCAAAAAAAAAGGATTTAAATCTTTTATACCAAATAGAAAAAAATGTTTTTAAAGATGAAATATTTTCTTTGAGTAAGGAATCTTTGAGGTACCATTTAAATAATAATTTGATATTTATAATAAAATATGAAAAAATAAATGTAGGTTATTGTTTATGGCTGGAAAGAAAAAAATATTATAGGTTATATTCATTTGCAATTTTACCAAAATATCAAGGGAAAGGTTTAGCTTCACAGTTGTTGAAATATTGTATAGAAAAATTAAAAGAGAAATCTTTACAACTTGAAGTTAGAGTTTCAAATGAAAAGGCTATTTTATTGTATGAAAGATTTGCATTTAAAAAAGTAAAAGTTTTAAAAGATTATTATAAAAATGAAAATGCTTATTTAATGAAGAGAGTATAA
- a CDS encoding cytochrome C oxidase subunit III has translation MVLLSFLISIPLFATQDDNSFITKYEYGAMLYENPRGIGCNKCHGNGKKEIILAKYRDRKGALKYIKVPPIIKISFEDFKSKLKSDKTESLIMPTYFLTDDELDSLYYYIQKLK, from the coding sequence ATAGTATTATTGTCTTTTCTTATATCTATACCTTTATTTGCAACTCAAGATGATAATTCTTTTATTACTAAGTATGAATATGGAGCAATGCTTTATGAAAACCCAAGAGGAATAGGGTGTAATAAATGTCATGGAAATGGTAAAAAAGAGATAATTTTAGCAAAATACAGAGATAGAAAAGGTGCCTTAAAATATATTAAAGTTCCTCCCATTATCAAAATTAGTTTTGAAGATTTTAAATCTAAGTTAAAATCAGATAAAACTGAATCACTTATAATGCCTACTTATTTTTTAACTGATGATGAGTTAGATTCTTTATATTATTATATTCAAAAGCTAAAATAA
- a CDS encoding DUF2156 domain-containing protein: MSTLTVNNYMLKHFDLSAKEVMDLYLKQIDVELSDYTFAGNYIWLSTATGFYTIVNETFCLFILNSGELSMLLPPIGKKEKTYEAITICFEIMNSHNSKKNYSKIEYVHENILEGFVDYLEEGTLIYDMLKDYLIEKKLVDYIYKADDLIELKGDSYKSKRNEINKFKKIYPNFRIEVLEKNKHANDVLNLFNKWVKDRTTYMPKEEVEVFLDGIYFERFAIKRLINDYENLDVIGLVIYIDDEIKGFTVGEKITNNTASVIIEKTDFEVLGCAQLIFREFTKVLKDKYNIEYINVGDDMGFENLKKVKMSYRPNKLIPKYTIYQK; encoded by the coding sequence ATGTCAACTTTGACTGTTAATAACTATATGTTAAAACACTTTGATTTAAGTGCAAAAGAAGTAATGGACTTGTATTTAAAACAAATTGATGTTGAATTAAGTGATTATACTTTTGCAGGAAATTATATATGGTTATCTACTGCAACAGGATTTTATACAATTGTAAATGAAACATTTTGTCTATTTATATTAAACTCTGGTGAACTTAGTATGCTTTTACCTCCAATTGGTAAAAAAGAGAAAACATATGAAGCAATTACAATATGTTTTGAAATAATGAATAGTCATAATAGTAAAAAAAATTATTCAAAAATTGAGTATGTTCATGAAAATATTTTAGAAGGATTTGTTGATTATTTAGAAGAAGGTACTTTGATATATGATATGTTAAAAGATTATCTTATTGAGAAAAAACTTGTTGATTATATTTATAAAGCAGATGATTTAATTGAATTGAAAGGTGATTCATATAAATCAAAAAGAAATGAAATAAATAAGTTTAAAAAGATTTATCCAAATTTTAGAATTGAAGTTTTAGAGAAAAACAAACATGCAAATGATGTATTGAATTTATTTAATAAATGGGTAAAAGATAGAACAACATACATGCCAAAAGAGGAAGTGGAAGTATTTCTTGATGGAATATATTTTGAAAGATTTGCTATAAAAAGATTGATTAATGATTATGAAAATCTTGATGTAATTGGTTTAGTTATTTATATTGATGATGAAATAAAAGGTTTTACTGTTGGTGAAAAAATTACAAATAATACAGCAAGTGTAATTATTGAAAAAACAGATTTTGAAGTTTTAGGTTGTGCTCAATTGATATTTAGAGAATTTACTAAAGTTTTAAAAGATAAATATAATATTGAATATATAAATGTAGGTGATGATATGGGATTTGAAAATTTGAAAAAAGTGAAAATGTCATATAGACCAAATAAATTAATTCCTAAATATACAATTTACCAAAAATGA
- the rpiB gene encoding ribose 5-phosphate isomerase B, producing MKYFIGADHAGIDIKAYVKELFEKKGHEVIDLGPFSKDRVDYPDFAAKVCTEVLKNENSKGILICGSGIGMSMAANKFDGIRAALCHNEYSAKMAREHNDANVICLGERVSGYGMIEAIVEAWNNATFQGGRHEGRVDKINALGKMGSCRA from the coding sequence ATGAAATATTTTATTGGTGCTGATCATGCAGGTATAGATATAAAAGCTTATGTAAAAGAGTTATTTGAAAAAAAAGGCCATGAAGTTATAGATTTAGGTCCTTTTTCTAAAGATAGAGTTGATTATCCAGACTTTGCTGCCAAAGTTTGTACAGAAGTATTAAAAAATGAAAATTCTAAAGGAATTTTAATTTGTGGTTCTGGAATTGGAATGTCAATGGCTGCCAATAAATTTGATGGAATTAGAGCAGCTTTATGCCACAATGAATATTCTGCAAAAATGGCAAGAGAACATAATGATGCAAATGTTATTTGCCTTGGTGAAAGAGTTAGTGGATATGGAATGATTGAAGCTATTGTTGAAGCGTGGAATAATGCAACTTTTCAAGGTGGAAGACATGAAGGAAGAGTTGATAAAATAAATGCCTTAGGTAAAATGGGAAGTTGTAGAGCATAA
- a CDS encoding 50S ribosomal protein L25/general stress protein Ctc: protein MLEGIARDSMTKQETKSLRRDGYLIANIYGKGLENINAAFKMNEFIRALKAKETLAFDVSVSGTTFKVVVQEYQKCPITSDLLHVDLMVAQPGVKTTYKVPVKSVGTPIGLKNKGLFVFHKKRVPVKTTIENLPENFTLNVDALDTGHNILVRDLELPEGVECFLDPRVPIVGVIKAK, encoded by the coding sequence ATGTTAGAGGGTATCGCAAGAGATAGTATGACAAAACAAGAAACTAAATCTTTAAGAAGAGATGGTTACTTAATTGCTAATATCTATGGAAAAGGTTTAGAAAATATTAATGCTGCATTCAAAATGAATGAATTTATTAGAGCTTTAAAAGCAAAAGAAACACTTGCTTTTGATGTATCTGTTAGTGGAACTACTTTTAAAGTTGTTGTTCAAGAGTACCAAAAATGTCCTATTACTTCAGATTTACTACATGTAGATTTAATGGTAGCACAACCTGGTGTTAAAACTACTTATAAAGTTCCAGTTAAAAGTGTTGGTACACCAATTGGTTTAAAAAACAAAGGTCTATTTGTTTTCCATAAAAAAAGAGTTCCAGTAAAAACTACTATAGAAAATTTACCAGAAAACTTTACTTTAAATGTTGATGCATTAGATACTGGTCATAATATCTTAGTTAGAGATTTAGAATTACCAGAAGGTGTAGAGTGTTTCTTAGATCCAAGAGTGCCAATTGTTGGTGTAATTAAGGCTAAGTAA
- the lepB gene encoding signal peptidase I: MIKKAYNWASSWTGTVIIVLVIIFFIAQAFVIPSGSMKNSLLIGDMLFVKKFSYGIPVPRIPWLEVPILPDFKGNGHLIDGDKPQRGDIVVFRYPHNDKVHYVKRCVATGGDLVLIQNKNLLLHPSEGNEYVKKNYSQDQIIDVEGQLWIINPYQKKHPGIHHDPNVVNNGLAPAALFNMLPIKVPKGEYFMMGDNRDHSNDSRFWGTVKYKYIVGKPWFIYFSWDKDKKVRWDRVFRTVGSIEKDLIGKEIKINHEKGIY; this comes from the coding sequence ATGATTAAAAAAGCTTATAACTGGGCTAGTTCTTGGACTGGAACAGTAATCATAGTATTAGTGATTATTTTCTTTATAGCACAAGCTTTTGTTATTCCTAGTGGAAGTATGAAAAACTCACTGCTTATTGGAGATATGTTATTTGTAAAAAAATTCTCTTATGGTATTCCAGTTCCTAGAATTCCTTGGCTTGAAGTTCCTATATTACCTGATTTTAAAGGAAATGGTCATTTGATTGATGGAGATAAACCACAACGTGGAGATATTGTAGTTTTTAGATATCCTCATAATGATAAAGTTCATTATGTAAAAAGATGTGTTGCAACAGGAGGAGATTTAGTTCTAATCCAAAATAAAAATCTACTTTTACATCCAAGTGAAGGGAATGAATACGTTAAGAAAAATTATTCTCAAGATCAAATTATTGATGTTGAAGGACAACTTTGGATTATAAATCCTTATCAAAAGAAACATCCAGGAATTCATCATGATCCAAATGTAGTAAATAATGGATTAGCTCCAGCTGCATTATTTAATATGCTACCAATAAAAGTTCCAAAGGGTGAATATTTTATGATGGGTGATAATAGAGATCACTCTAATGACTCAAGATTTTGGGGAACAGTAAAATATAAATATATAGTAGGAAAACCTTGGTTTATCTATTTTTCTTGGGATAAAGATAAAAAAGTTAGATGGGATAGAGTTTTTAGAACAGTTGGGTCAATTGAAAAAGATTTAATAGGCAAAGAAATAAAGATCAATCATGAAAAAGGAATATACTAA
- a CDS encoding HD domain-containing protein, protein MINPKVIDYIFSSASIQRWNDYPRMVELVELDKQAHKFIIAFFIAKLEKDINFTHLIEAGIFEFLRRIVVTDIRPDVFRKALQKKSKEINSWVIEKLKDSLEPIQNGTFLKKFEEYLTDLNMYKKERFILKAASYLATKWEFSIVYQTSKFLTDIENVKRSVEDEIEDYYELIGVRKIALNKKLSRIIDLSGRLRFQKRWAQTPRIPETSVLGHMLTVALFAYFYSKNIDACDQRLQNNFYTALFHDLPEALTKDIISPVKYSVDELSNIIAEYEIIKIEDDILPFIPDNLKDEFSYLLGLYEDKKKDEFLNKIKYNNKIKIIDNISEYNLDKYNAIDGEALKQCDKLSAFIEASLSISHGIKSKELQSGKKHIYKTLKKIENIDFKQIAKEIDEEFGSTGQTQTILDFD, encoded by the coding sequence ATGATAAATCCTAAGGTTATTGATTATATATTCTCTTCAGCTTCAATTCAACGATGGAATGATTATCCAAGAATGGTTGAACTAGTTGAACTTGATAAACAAGCTCACAAATTTATAATCGCTTTTTTTATTGCAAAACTTGAAAAAGATATAAACTTTACACATCTAATAGAAGCAGGAATATTTGAGTTTTTAAGAAGAATAGTAGTTACAGATATAAGACCAGATGTATTTAGAAAAGCTTTACAAAAAAAATCAAAAGAGATAAACTCATGGGTAATTGAGAAATTAAAAGATTCATTAGAACCAATTCAAAATGGAACATTTCTTAAAAAATTTGAAGAGTATTTAACTGATTTAAATATGTATAAAAAAGAACGTTTTATTTTAAAAGCAGCATCATATTTAGCAACAAAATGGGAATTTTCAATTGTATATCAAACATCAAAATTTTTAACAGATATAGAAAATGTAAAAAGAAGTGTTGAAGATGAAATTGAAGATTATTATGAACTAATTGGCGTAAGAAAGATTGCACTAAACAAAAAGTTATCAAGAATTATAGATTTAAGTGGAAGATTAAGATTTCAAAAAAGATGGGCACAAACTCCAAGAATACCTGAAACTTCAGTATTAGGACATATGCTAACTGTTGCACTTTTTGCATATTTTTATTCAAAAAATATTGATGCTTGTGATCAAAGATTACAAAATAATTTTTATACTGCTCTATTTCATGATTTACCAGAAGCTTTAACTAAGGATATAATTTCACCTGTAAAATATAGTGTTGATGAGCTATCAAATATAATAGCCGAATATGAAATAATAAAAATAGAAGATGATATTTTACCTTTTATTCCAGATAATTTAAAAGATGAGTTTTCATATCTTTTAGGTCTATATGAAGATAAAAAGAAAGATGAGTTTTTAAATAAAATAAAATATAACAATAAAATAAAAATAATTGATAATATTAGTGAATATAATTTAGATAAATATAATGCAATTGATGGAGAGGCATTAAAACAGTGTGATAAATTATCTGCTTTTATTGAAGCTAGTTTATCAATCTCACATGGAATAAAATCAAAAGAACTTCAAAGTGGTAAAAAACATATATATAAAACTCTTAAAAAAATAGAAAATATTGATTTTAAACAAATTGCAAAAGAGATTGATGAAGAGTTTGGAAGTACAGGACAGACTCAAACTATTCTAGATTTTGATTAG